A region from the Phycodurus eques isolate BA_2022a chromosome 12, UOR_Pequ_1.1, whole genome shotgun sequence genome encodes:
- the dusp19a gene encoding dual specificity protein phosphatase 19a, which produces MQSLAQEIQSFSRTSLKRQCTRVTSLSGRRIIETWKGSVVTVVEDPTPPETALGYVPDTSWDLQVGVIKPDLLLGCQDAAHDFSTLRKYKVSHILNVAFGVDNVFPDLFIYKTLSILDHPDTPLLPYLTECCHFIQQARHEKGVVLVHSNAGVSRGPAVVIGYLMSRQHQSFDSALACVRAARPAAFPNPGFVQQLKNLDAAQTTNPDRSQQ; this is translated from the exons ATGCAGTCCCTGGCACAGGAGATCCAGAGTTTCTCGCGCACGAGTCTGAAGCGTCAGTGCACTCGCGTGACATCGCTGAGCGGTCGCCGCATCATCGAGACCTGGAAAGGTTCCGTTGTTACGGTGGTGGAGGACCCCACACCCCCAGAGACGGCGCTGGGGTACGTCCCCGACACCTCCTGGGACCTCCAGGTGGGCGTCATCAAACCCGACCTGCTGCTGG GTTGTCAGGATGCTGCACATGACTTCAGCACACTGAGGAAATACAAG GTGTCTCACATCCTGAATGTGGCGTTTGGGGTGGATAACGTGTTTCCTGATCTTTTCATCTACAAGACGCTAAGCATACTGGACCATCCGGACACACCCCTTCTTCCGTATCTCACAGAATGCTGTCACTTCATCCAGCAGGCGCGACACGAG AAAGGCGTGGTGTTGGTCCACAGTAACGCGGGCGTGTCCCGAGGTCCGGCGGTGGTGATAGGCTACCTGATGTCCCGCCAGCACCAGTCCTTCGACTCGGCcctggcgtgcgtgcgtgctgcCCGGCCCGCCGCTTTCCCCAATCCGGGCTTCGTGCAGCAGCTCAAGAACTTGGATGCTGCGCAAACAACAAACCCCGACAGGAGCCAACAgtga